Sequence from the Helianthus annuus cultivar XRQ/B chromosome 13, HanXRQr2.0-SUNRISE, whole genome shotgun sequence genome:
tatccaaatatgcataTGTATTCACTCTTCAGGAGTTTTGCTACACAAAGCTGCTCATTTAACACATAGATTTCTATATTATATGCAAAGATATCATGCATACTTGCTTTTatttccaaaatccatattgtaccatgtgTGTACATTGTTTATTGAGATGTCACAATCATCGGGTACAAGTTTTCTCTGTATgtttattggtgcacaagaattacatcGTTAAGATTATTTAATTCACCTTTAGGGCATTCAATTACTTTAGGAAATTATAGTACATGAACCGTGTACAAATCCAAATGAAATAAATATGAAACACActatatttaaataaattaatCGATTCAAACCAATATCTTCAAAAGATAAAGTCTTCAACTTATTCTTTAGTAACGTATTCTTGTAGTCTCCTTAGCAAGATCTTCAAAAGATAGAGTAATCAACTTTGTGCTCAAACAAGGCCTTCTTGCAGTTCCCTTGCTACCAGAAAGAACAAACGAGTGTTGACGGTTCTGGATAAGGTACATGTTCAACACGCTTTCCTTAAAATAGATTttgcgcctctactaaagacgatGCATCtctctcccagggtacaacagacGAAGCAGTCTGTGCTGTCAGAGATAGCTCACGCGCCCGAGGGTACACCGGGTAAAATTGTAGTGTTTGAACTTATGAAACGAATAtggatgtgatggtggtggaaaACGAGTTGAGAGTACTCCTCCTTTTAGTTGGTCTTCAAGTGTTGATCCTTCTCCAAGTATTCTTCATGTATAAAGCTATATAATTTTCTTGTAGTAACAAAAATGAAGCACATAGCTTACAAATTCTACCAGAGTTAAGGATTAGTGAAAGGTTTCACTTAATTAGCCACTTAATTAGTGActtaaaactctaataaaactaattaaatgtcATCAAGaagctctactcaagagtttctctTTTATTCACAATATGGAGAATCTAACTAATATTTATTAtttcactaaattataaatttactaAATATCCATTCACCGAATTTCCTATACAATTCATCCCACCAACCTGGCAATTGTCACCCCTAAAACACACACAATGTACATACATCCATACAATTATGACCAAGAAACATCAATACAATTTCCATACAAAACAGGACCTTAGTACACACCAAGGCTCCACAACAATTAACAAACATTGATACAAAACAATAACAATGAAATAGTTACATTCTTTTAACATATATCCACCATAATTTTCCATTTTCTAAGCGTCTTCTATGAATACTTTGAGTATGAAATCACGAAATCGTCTAGAATATTGTCGAGGATCTACCGCAGATATTAACGTAGGGTCGTATTGGAATGATTTATATGCATGCTCTAGCTTTTTGGTAATGTCATAGTCTTGAAGTATGTCTATGATGCCAAAAAACATTACAACATCATAACATACTCCTGTTGGATCCCCGATTAATTCCGTTTCAATTTTTCTTTCCATTCTTTCGACTCGCGCATGCATGTTAATTCCCAGTTTTGATCTGCAAGTGTAGcaagtttaaaaataaaatctCACCTAAAACCTATAAAATCAAAAGTTTTTATCTCTAACGGGTCAAAAATGTTCAAGCCAAAAGATTTTTTACCTAAAAGTGTAACCATGTCTAACGAGTCGAACATGTCACTATACACATGCACATAACCTCGTAAATCATTTTAACGATAAAAACTAGCTCGttttataataaaatagtttGGGTAAAGCATATTTAATACGATTAACCACTtacaaaaaaacacacacacacacacacacacaccccccCTTGCAACTCAAcccaacccgttttgacccatatTAAGAAGCGCCCATTTGGCACCAATCCATTTTGAGACGAACCCATTTGACCTCATCCCATTTTGGGCCAGGCCCATATGACGtcaacccattttgacccattacccaacccGTTTGACCAGCCCATAGTTGGTTCTAAGAACAGTAGTAATACATACCCTCCAGGGTCTGAAACATGATATGTAGAATCATCTGCGCTATCGTTATCTGCGAACAAGAAATATTTTTAAGTAATGGAGATTTTAATTCACATTTATAGAAAATAATTAGATAGATTACCAATTAAAGTGCCTGATTCGCTaacatttttttctttaaaatgaAGACCAACCAAGAGACTGTAATCCATGATTCTCTCCTGCTCAAGAAAATCGCAGTCCCTATCGATTTGCCTGAAATTTTGCAAAATTATTAGTACCGTTATATACAAGTGTTAATCACAGTCACACCAAAATGTGACTCGACTTTTTCGCCATTGTGtgcaagaaaaaaaaaatgtttttttactccgttgtatgtaaaaaaaaaaaaaaaaaattatcgtCGTGTAGTATGTTGTAATATATAGttagagttaatagccaaaatggtccctgaggtttactcacttttgccactttagtccaaaatccaaaatttttaaatctgggtccctgaggtttgcattttgttgccattttagtccaaatttcaaaaaactcccttttttgactgttgaaaccagcctattttgtccttttgcgCAGGGGTATTCTGGGTTCTTGATCTGAGTTTGTTATAATAACTCATAAAAATGATCAAAATACcctgcacaaaaggacaaaataggctggttgcaacagtcaaaaaagagagtttttgaaatttggactaaaatggcaacaaaatgcaaacctcagggacccagatttaaaaattttgaattttggactaaagtggcaaaagtgagcaaacctcagggaccattttggctattaactcatatAGTTATATACTTATTATTAAGTTATTATGATTACAATATTTCAAGTTTATTACCTTCTGAATTCTTGGATCCAATTTTTGTCCAATCTAAACATGAATTTGAGGTCAAGATCTTTAAGTATTGTGGTGGACTGTATTTCTGATTCGGGCTTATCCGTGAGTCGGCCAAGTGAAGACCCTTTTAAGTCAAACCGTCTGTGAATCACGCAGTCCGTGCAGAAAAGGTTCCCCATGATAATAAATCGTacctaaaataattaaaaacattttttagcctatatttatatatttgagttaattactgttttcgtccctattgtttgtcaaaaatcactatttcagtccattagtttaaaaattgcgattttagtccctgtggtttcactttcgtaaccatttcagtccatctcgtaaccatttcagtccttgtactaacagaataaatggattgaaatggttacgaaagtgaaaccacagggactgaaatggttatgaaagtgaaaccacagggactgaaatcgcaatttttaaactaatggactgaaatagtgatttttgacaaaccacagggacgaaaacagtaattaactctatataTTTTGTGATTATACTTTCTGTTCCACCCGACGTGTTCCCCTTTTAGCTAAACGTTTTTTATTCGACCCAGATAAAACACAACCCAAGTCAACCCACCCataagtaaacgggtcaaaagtatCTATAACATCAAACCTTCTTTTGTGCAGCTCCCGTTAGCTTCACACAATGTAGCCCGTAAAACTTGGTGAGTAAGGTATGCTCAAAGGAGCGAAAATGGTTGTAGTACGCAGACAACATCCTTAGGATAGCCTAAAATCATCAACCGTAAATACATTAAAAACGATTTAACTTAACCTTACAAAACTTGATTACTGATCTGAATCTCACTTTGACTTCAGTCTTTTTAATGGTTTTTATCATGTAACGATCATCGTGTGTTAAGTAAAAGAAGCTTCCACTTTTCCCGGGGGACGATAGCTCACGAAGGGCGTCGTTCCCACATATCGATAACATATAATCGGCTGCATCAACCTTGAATAACATCCTTAATGTCCTATATAGTAAATGTTCAAATTATTATATGTTCTTACAACCAAAAAAAGGAATCCGGTTCGGATATTAAGACATTAATAATCTAAATATTTGTATTAATTAAAATAGACTTTGGGTGAACATGTTTGATCCATTCGACCCATTTGCCCGTTTGAGATACAAATCGACCCGCTGATAAGAAAACGGGTCACAATGCACATTTTTCGTCCAAAAATAATCCGAATCTTTAAATAGAacaaaggaaaaattacaagttttgttttATAGcatttttcaggcggtgtcctttttaacgaacgTTGACAGGcagtgtcctttactaggtattttgttggaagtttagtcctttacacccaacccagttaaaaaatcCTGTTAATTGTTgagtgtaaaggactaaacttgcaacaaaatacctaggtaaaggactaaacttgcaacaaaatacctagtaaaggacaccgcttgtcaacaattaacagggttttttaactgggttgggggtaaaggactaaacttgcaacaaaatatctagtaaaggacaccgcctgtcaacattcgttaaaaaggacaccgcctgaaaagtggtataaagataaaggacaaaacttgtaatttttcctagaACAAATTAGGAGGTGGTATTTATTAAAGAGAGCCTTGGGTTAATTTTTAGCGTGTTAGACTTGTTGGGCCCATTTGATCCGTTTGAGATAAAAATAAAGCCCAATTTCTATTAACTCTTCAAATGGAAATTACATCCAAATAGAAGGTAAACAGGCAACAAGCTGCGctgctacccctttttgaatagtaAAACCAAGTCTTTTAAAACCTACGTAtctagatctcggggtcataacattactgtGCATGACCCTTTGGCCCAAACCGATCCATCAATAAGTAAACGGATCAGTATTAATTAGAATGTATTACCTGAACACTAAAGGGCAGTAATCTTTCCATCTGAATTCAGAAGATTGGTGTGGAGGAGTGTGTTTGGATCCCTCTGGTGGGAATCTTGTCCAAACCTTTTCCTTAGGATTAAAAGCCGAAGACTTTAAGTCTAAAGATGGCACCGGGCCTGGTCTTCCTACAGAATGTCTACACATAACTAAAACTTTATTACAAATATTTTTAGGAAAAAGCATAATTGTTAAAAGTcgtcgcctcttgcgcctaggcccgaTTTCCAGGCGAGGCGAGAATATTGCGCTTTAATTCTACACGTGATAGTTCAGGCGCAGATACTGGCGAGATTCCCATATTCCGGAGAATATTTGGCCAAATTTTCTAAATTGCTGCAGTATTCCAGCCAACTTTCTAGTTTTGTTTAAACTACTTTTCTACGTTAATACACTAAAATTTTAGAACTGTTGATACTAATTTGATGATATTAGATGTTGTATAAcaacttttgtttattttatttaaaggggtcaagttattctacaaaggcttctaattgtaagaagtatAAGGATTTATAGAGTAataagtgtccaataacctaaaactaaacctactacatcaccaccaaaaacctaaacacccacccccaccccaccccaccaccacccaaaaaaaacctaaccccccaaaaaaactatacctcacaaaaaaaaacccccaaaaaacctaaccctccacccccacccccccaaaacctaaaaaaaacttaaTCCCCCCCACCACccccaaaaaaccaaaaaaaaatctaaaaaaactaaacacccacccccacccaaaaacctaaacccccacagtgtggggggggggggggttaggtttttggtgcTGGTGGATgtttaacgtttttttttttccttttttgtagtggggtttttttgtgtagtgggtttttttaggttattggacacttgtcactctataaatcattcttacacttcttacaattaggatcctttgtatttgatcctaatcttTATTTAAAGAATAGTATTATTTTTCTCATACATAatttatttttagtatttttttattGTGCGCTTATTTTTTCTCAGACtctcgctttttttgcgcctgCGCCCTTTGATAACTACGGAAAAAGATTATTTTAGGAAAAGATTGTAACATGGAAATATAACCTGATACCAAGTTGCAAATTAAGCATAAGTTCATAATTCTTATGCCCTTTCGAGATCGTTTCGCCTTGTTGCTTGACAACTTTCGGAAGCCTTATTGGACTTCCTTCCGACGATAACACTGACGCTGCATCGTCTCTGGTTTTCATGCATCGTTCGTTATCATCCAACATTTTCATTTTAATAAATTCATCGTCTATATTTCCATCCAATCGTCCATCAACCGACAATCTTCTGGGCCGATTCGATGGTTGTTCACTCACTTTAGACGATCTCCAAATCGCTAGCTTCTTCTGTGAGGGCAAAATGGTAACTTTATCTTGAGGTGATATTACATTATCTATAAGATAAACATCATAAACTTGCAAAGAATCATGTTCAACAACACAAGTGTCACATGGTGACAACGTAAGATCTTGTTCGTCGGGATCTTTATTCCATTTACCATTGTATTCACACCCGTCTGAAAATCTAAACGACCCAGTTCCTTTCGGTAATCCTTCATCCCATTCCCCTTCATACATGCTCCCATCGGAAAAGACTATTTTACCCTTCCCACACATTGTCCCATTGCTCCATTCTCCAATATAATAACTACCACCTTTCCATTTATACTCACCATTACCTTCTTGTAACCCTCTACTCCATTCACCATTGTAAATATCACCATTTGTATATTCTTTAACCCCATGCCCATGTTTCAAATTCATAACCCACTGACCGCGATACGTGTCACCAGTGGGGCCCGTATACGTGCCCTCACCATCCATATATCCGCCTTTGAACTCGCCATCATATGCAGCTCCTGTGGGCCAACTAAACGTTCCGCGGCCCATGGTCTTTCCTTTGCACCACTCACCAACGTATATGCAACCATCGGTCCACCAATATTTACCAAACCCGTGTGGAAAATTGTCGGACCAGTGGCCCGTGTAGTAGTCACCGTTTGATAGGTATCTTTCTGCATGGTAGACCTCACCGGCTGCAAGAATATCCTCTTGTTCCGTTTCTTCTTCATCGTCTACATGGGCCACGTGGGCTGACCCGAATATGTTGCTAGCTTGTTTTTTCGCTTGTTGTGTTTTTCGGATTGTTGCTTCCCATGCCTTCATGACCGCGCGCGGGTTcaagttttataaaattttgttacTAACTCTTTTTTATTGAAACAAAAGGTCATGAATCCCATGAAACACAACATGATATCAACATAAGCCTCCAAACAACATTCAAGATTTCTGTTTTCTCtcagttttttcttttttttttgttttctgtaTCTCTCTTTCTCTCACTGGTTTGGTTTCCTATGTttctgctaaacaaatcaaaggAGAACCAATGTTATGGGAAAGGACATCCTTTTATGTTGGGATTTTTGGATTATTACTAATGGAAATAGAAATATACAATAAGATACAAAAATGTAATTTGATCAAACCATATTTTtttaggaatattggattttaataatcctaactattcgcccttggccgccaacagtcccaactttgaaaataaccactggcagttCTAACTTTTAACATGTTGGCCTCCAATGGACcatgactaacagaaccctaacgtcgttagtctccggtcgtCGGAAAAACGTTTTTTCGCCGGAAAAGTCAACATTTTTGTCccgaacctctttgtaaccttattatggACCTTTGGgaacctttttctagtaaaagctCCAATTATTAAAGTCACCGGAAAACTCTTTTTTCGCCGGAAAATTTCTTTTTCGgcggaaaactcaactttttggccAGAAAACTTAACATTTTCATCCCAAatctctttgtaaccttagatcggacctttagatACCTTTTTCTGGACAAAAACGGTTTTCcagcgaccggagactaacggcgttagggttctgttagtcagggtccattggtggccaatatgtcaatagttgggactggcagtggttattttttaagtggggactgttggcggccaacggcgaatagttggaattattaaaatccaatattcctttttTTATGATTAATAAAGCATATTTACTTATTGCAATGTGGTATTCCCTCCATGCACATTATTATTATAGCTAAAGAAAATTTGTGGAAACACATTACATACCAGAAATAAACCAAAAGGAGGCCTTTAGATACAACCTCAAAGATCCCATTCTGATCAAAGAATACAACCTTGCAATTGGGTCCAAGAATTGATAATTTTTTtgagacatttcatcaaacaaaaCACTTGAGGGGCAGAAACAAACAAGAGACAACATTTGTATAAAGATATTATAATGTAATACAAATTAAGAACAAAAGAATTGAAGGTAAAGTTATAATTCCTTTGAATCCAGTTCTTGAAAGTATTGATAAGTCTCAACTTGAAGTTTGTACATTACGTAAAAGTTGTTTAAGTGGTTAGCTAAAGCaagtaatgttttattatatttttatgttcaaattattatattttatgttcAATTTAAAATAATGTAACTAACTTTTCATTGGTTTCATTACAAGATTCATCATTTAAAGTAAGTATAACATAAAGAATATTAATTAGGATATATGACCTTATTTACAAATTACAATTTTTGAAAACTGAACTTTATACATGATATATGACCTTATTTACAAATTACAATTTTTGAAAAGTGAATTTTATACATGATATAAGGAAACATATTCGGGTTGTTTGAAAGTATGTAGTTAACCCATGAGTCAATCTGATTACGTTGTGTGTATGGAGAGAGATAGAGGTAAAATGGCGGGGTCCAATTTTAGGGTAATGGTGCCGGTAATCAAATAATTTAAGATAGTGGATGGATTTAGTGACGTGACGCAAGGGATTAGGGGGGGCTTTGAGTATATGAGTTAAGGGTGAATGGAGTGGTTACCTATTTGGAATATGTCAACTCCTGATTCACCCGATCAGACAGTGTCACGTTAATTCACCTAAGTTGTTTATCTAATGCTCAAAAACGTTGGCGATGGTTTACCTATCTTGGATTAGGTaaactattatttaaaaaaacataaataaatgaCCCCTTCTCTCACAAACTTCCCTTCCCGAGCGGTAAACCTTTACCGATGAATGATAGACACCGAGTGGTAAACACCTTTGGCGGTGGTGTTACCGCTCGGTAAACACGTTTACCGACCAACTTTACCGTCCACTCTGTTCACCCTTAGTGCCCCTCCTCCCtaataaaataaattgtttaaTTGAACCTTATGACGTATTAAGATTTTTGTTATCAAATGTTaaattatggaattgtcttttggATATTGTCATAGGAGCACGCCACTATGGGCTAGGGTGTAACAATAAAGCTAATCTATTACTAAGCATGttgtttgacaatttatttttg
This genomic interval carries:
- the LOC110897388 gene encoding phosphatidylinositol 4-phosphate 5-kinase 4, whose translation is MKAWEATIRKTQQAKKQASNIFGSAHVAHVDDEEETEQEDILAAGEVYHAERYLSNGDYYTGHWSDNFPHGFGKYWWTDGCIYVGEWCKGKTMGRGTFSWPTGAAYDGEFKGGYMDGEGTYTGPTGDTYRGQWVMNLKHGHGVKEYTNGDIYNGEWSRGLQEGNGEYKWKGGSYYIGEWSNGTMCGKGKIVFSDGSMYEGEWDEGLPKGTGSFRFSDGCEYNGKWNKDPDEQDLTLSPCDTCVVEHDSLQVYDVYLIDNVISPQDKVTILPSQKKLAIWRSSKVSEQPSNRPRRLSVDGRLDGNIDDEFIKMKMLDDNERCMKTRDDAASVLSSEGSPIRLPKVVKQQGETISKGHKNYELMLNLQLGIRHSVGRPGPVPSLDLKSSAFNPKEKVWTRFPPEGSKHTPPHQSSEFRWKDYCPLVFRTLRMLFKVDAADYMLSICGNDALRELSSPGKSGSFFYLTHDDRYMIKTIKKTEVKAILRMLSAYYNHFRSFEHTLLTKFYGLHCVKLTGAAQKKVRFIIMGNLFCTDCVIHRRFDLKGSSLGRLTDKPESEIQSTTILKDLDLKFMFRLDKNWIQEFRRQIDRDCDFLEQERIMDYSLLVGLHFKEKNVSESGTLIDNDSADDSTYHVSDPGGSKLGINMHARVERMERKIETELIGDPTGVCYDVVMFFGIIDILQDYDITKKLEHAYKSFQYDPTLISAVDPRQYSRRFRDFILKVFIEDA